In a genomic window of Bacteroidota bacterium:
- a CDS encoding DUF4159 domain-containing protein, with amino-acid sequence MRTLFIIVATTLLSSFSPAPPSFQIALLKYNGGGDWYANLETSLPNLIKFCNDNLKTNIHPEQATVEVGSSEIFNYPFVHLTGHGNVVFSPADVENLRNYLIGGGFLHISDNYGMDKFIRPQMKKVFPELDFVELPFNHPIYHQKFDFNNGPPKIHEHDGTTAQGFGLVYEGRLVCFYDFECDLGDGWENYEVHKDSQEARSKALKMGANLVQYALTK; translated from the coding sequence ATGCGAACTTTATTTATTATTGTTGCAACCACGTTGCTAAGCTCTTTTAGTCCTGCTCCTCCTTCCTTTCAAATTGCCTTGTTAAAATACAATGGAGGTGGCGATTGGTATGCTAATTTGGAAACCTCTTTACCGAACTTAATTAAATTTTGTAACGATAATCTCAAAACCAATATTCATCCTGAACAAGCTACTGTGGAAGTTGGGAGTAGCGAAATTTTTAATTATCCTTTTGTGCATTTAACCGGACATGGCAATGTTGTATTTTCACCGGCCGATGTCGAAAATCTTCGCAATTACCTTATTGGAGGAGGGTTTTTACATATCAGTGATAATTATGGTATGGATAAATTTATTCGACCTCAAATGAAAAAGGTTTTTCCCGAACTTGATTTTGTTGAGCTTCCATTTAACCATCCTATTTACCATCAAAAGTTTGATTTTAATAATGGTCCTCCCAAAATTCATGAACACGATGGCACTACTGCTCAGGGCTTTGGATTGGTCTACGAAGGTCGTTTAGTTTGTTTTTACGATTTTGAATGCGATTTAGGCGATGGTTGGGAAAATTATGAAGTCCACAAAGACTCTCAAGAAGCCCGTTCAAAAGCGTTAAAAATGGGCGCTAATTTAGTGCAGTATGCACTTACTAAATAA
- a CDS encoding GreA/GreB family elongation factor, with the protein MINKREIYNLCSQKLQAKIQFIEGALNDLKSANQNDSKSSAGDKHETAGAMLHLEQEKLSRQLGELLVQKKQFQQINPELHSEQVVQGSLIECKEAWIYISIALGNISYSSTNVTVISIDSPLAKSLAAAKKGDIVTVNARKYHLLQVL; encoded by the coding sequence GTGATTAATAAAAGGGAAATATATAATCTATGTTCTCAAAAACTTCAAGCTAAAATTCAATTTATTGAAGGTGCACTTAACGATTTAAAAAGCGCGAATCAAAATGATTCAAAAAGTTCTGCTGGCGACAAACATGAAACAGCAGGAGCCATGTTGCATCTTGAACAAGAAAAACTAAGCAGACAACTGGGAGAATTATTAGTTCAAAAAAAACAGTTTCAACAGATAAATCCAGAGCTTCATTCTGAACAAGTTGTACAAGGTAGTTTGATTGAATGTAAGGAGGCTTGGATTTATATAAGTATAGCTTTAGGTAATATTAGTTATTCCTCTACTAATGTGACTGTTATATCAATAGATTCACCTTTGGCAAAATCTTTAGCAGCTGCTAAAAAAGGAGATATTGTAACGGTAAATGCTAGAAAATACCATCTGCTACAAGTTCTATAA
- a CDS encoding ABC transporter ATP-binding protein — MSSETIIKIEELCKTHKGAGEAAINNITLAINRNEVFGLLGPNGAGKTTTISILCGLYSASSGKVSIDNLNYQQHTEQIKKIIGVVPQDIALYPSLTAKENLRFFGNMYGITGADLEKRMDQFLENFELAEHANKRIIKMSGGMKRRVNLIAGILHQPKILFLDEPTVGIDVHSRSLIIQHLKKINQAGTTIIYTSHHMEEAENFCSQVAIIDRGKIIAKGSPKELVASNPKFRKMEDVFLNLTDVPLSY; from the coding sequence ATGAGTTCGGAAACGATTATTAAAATTGAAGAACTTTGCAAAACTCACAAAGGTGCCGGCGAAGCAGCAATAAACAACATTACACTTGCTATAAATCGTAACGAGGTTTTTGGCTTGCTTGGACCAAATGGTGCCGGAAAAACCACCACCATTTCTATTTTGTGTGGCTTATATTCAGCTAGTTCTGGTAAGGTTAGTATTGATAACCTTAATTACCAGCAACATACTGAGCAAATCAAAAAAATTATAGGTGTTGTTCCTCAGGATATTGCCTTGTATCCAAGTTTAACTGCAAAAGAAAATCTCCGTTTTTTCGGCAATATGTACGGTATTACTGGTGCTGATTTGGAAAAACGCATGGATCAGTTTTTAGAGAATTTTGAATTAGCCGAACATGCCAATAAGCGCATCATTAAAATGTCGGGGGGAATGAAACGCCGCGTTAACTTGATTGCCGGGATTTTACATCAACCAAAAATTTTATTTTTAGATGAACCAACTGTTGGTATTGATGTGCATTCACGCAGCTTAATTATTCAGCATTTAAAAAAAATTAATCAAGCCGGAACCACTATTATCTACACTTCCCATCATATGGAAGAAGCCGAAAATTTCTGTTCGCAAGTAGCCATAATCGATCGGGGAAAAATAATAGCCAAAGGCAGTCCAAAAGAATTAGTTGCGAGCAATCCAAAATTTAGAAAAATGGAGGATGTGTTTTTAAATTTAACCGATGTTCCGCTCTCCTATTAA
- a CDS encoding ABC transporter permease: MKKILASITKEFLILVRDRAGLGILFLMPMILVFIMTFIQDAALKSINESGVPILFVDEDQDTLGSYLEAGIAKTEFFKLEKNIEGKPATLVTAQKAVAEGKFMMGIIIPKGATHALRNNVKEMIASVLADSTEKPANDQLDKVQDSLNIIIFIDPVTKKSFISSITASLREFISKVKSQIIFKTFKDELAQFMPVNSNNSFKDTEVVGYQEIYARQTENKIFPNSVQHNVPAWIVFAMFFIVIPLSGSIIMERGEGASIRIKTLPGNYLNFLAGKIIVYLVVCLIQFLLMLSVGLYILPQMGLPVLQMGSSPISIIVITFCSALAAIGFGVMVGTIATTHQQASISGSVSVLILAAIGGIWVPVALMPDVMKTISLISPLNWGLSAFHELFLRNGNLMSILNNAIRLLAFFCLTMGVAYFVDKMRRN, from the coding sequence ATGAAAAAAATACTTGCCAGCATTACCAAGGAATTCTTAATACTTGTCCGCGACCGAGCCGGATTAGGAATTCTGTTTTTAATGCCCATGATTTTGGTGTTTATAATGACCTTCATACAAGATGCTGCGCTTAAATCTATTAACGAGTCGGGTGTACCTATATTATTTGTTGATGAAGACCAAGATACATTAGGCTCCTACTTGGAAGCAGGCATTGCCAAGACCGAATTTTTTAAACTCGAAAAAAACATTGAAGGTAAACCGGCAACACTTGTTACTGCTCAAAAAGCAGTTGCAGAAGGAAAGTTTATGATGGGGATAATAATACCTAAAGGTGCTACCCATGCGCTTCGAAATAATGTAAAAGAAATGATAGCTTCGGTACTTGCCGATTCTACCGAAAAGCCGGCTAACGATCAACTTGATAAGGTTCAGGATTCATTAAACATCATTATTTTTATTGACCCAGTAACCAAAAAGTCCTTTATTAGCAGCATTACTGCATCGCTTCGTGAGTTTATTTCAAAAGTAAAATCGCAAATTATATTTAAAACTTTTAAAGATGAATTAGCTCAATTTATGCCGGTAAATAGCAACAATTCTTTTAAAGATACAGAAGTAGTAGGCTACCAAGAAATTTATGCGCGTCAAACTGAAAATAAAATTTTTCCAAATTCGGTACAACACAATGTGCCTGCTTGGATAGTATTTGCAATGTTTTTTATTGTTATTCCATTATCAGGAAGCATCATTATGGAACGAGGCGAAGGCGCTTCTATTCGTATTAAAACACTACCCGGCAATTACCTGAATTTCTTAGCCGGGAAAATTATAGTATACCTTGTTGTTTGCTTAATTCAGTTTTTACTAATGTTAAGCGTAGGACTTTACATTTTACCGCAAATGGGATTACCGGTATTACAAATGGGTTCAAGCCCTATATCCATTATTGTTATTACTTTTTGCAGTGCACTTGCGGCCATTGGATTTGGTGTAATGGTTGGAACTATTGCAACTACTCATCAACAAGCTTCTATTTCAGGTTCGGTTTCGGTACTTATTTTAGCAGCAATTGGTGGAATATGGGTGCCGGTTGCCTTGATGCCGGATGTGATGAAAACCATCAGTTTGATTTCGCCTTTAAACTGGGGACTTAGTGCATTTCACGAACTTTTTTTACGGAATGGCAATTTGATGAGCATTTTGAATAATGCAATACGTTTATTGGCGTTCTTTTGCTTAACAATGGGTGTGGCTTATTTCGTTGATAAAATGAGGAGGAATTAA
- a CDS encoding acyl carrier protein, which translates to MQNKPEIDDIAQALKGFVSGTIVDPSIDLDTHTVLATLGIDSFSLIEIVLFIERQYGVVLADESLTPENLKSINSIAACTYKQLTD; encoded by the coding sequence ATGCAAAACAAACCTGAAATTGACGACATTGCCCAAGCACTTAAGGGTTTTGTGTCAGGTACTATAGTTGACCCTAGTATCGACCTTGATACCCATACAGTTTTAGCTACTCTTGGAATTGATTCGTTTTCATTAATTGAAATTGTGCTTTTTATTGAGCGACAATACGGTGTGGTGTTAGCTGACGAATCATTAACCCCTGAAAATTTAAAAAGCATAAATAGCATTGCTGCTTGCACCTATAAACAACTAACAGATTGA